In the Candidatus Binatia bacterium genome, GTCAAATGACCCCCCGGCCGAACAGGCTTCCCGGTCACCACGCCTCATCTTGCGCAGGTTGTGAGTTGCACGGGCGACGCATGCGTCGCCCCTACGATCGTGCAGGTGCCGCGTGCCAAGACGACCACGCGCGCAGGACACCGGTGACAACACCATCACCGATCGACGTGGTCCCCATTCGCCATTCGCTGTTTCCCACCACTCGCTGCTCGCCGCTCGCCTGCCATGCCTCACACCGGCCAATAGCGTTCGAAAGCTGATTGGAAGCGGCGGAGTAGGGCTTGGGCAGGGTCGGTTAGTGGTGGCTCGGGGAGTTCGGGCCGGTCGCCGGCGAGCTCGCGGGTGACCGCGTGCGTGCATTGCACGAGCGCGGTGAGATCGTAGCCACCCTCGAGAACGAGGGCGATGCGCCCGCCGGCACTCGCGTATGCGACATCGATCAACGTGCGGGCCAAGTACCGATAGCCGACATCCGTAAGCGCAAGATCGGCGAGCGGGTCGCGGCGGTGGCCGTCGAAGCCAGCGGAGACGAGAACGAAGTCGGGCCGGAACGCAAGCGCGATTGGGCGGAGAATGCGCTGCGCGAGGTGGTAGATCTCAGCGTCACCCGTGTGCGCAGGTAAGGGCAGGTTGACGGTAAAGCCCTCCCCTGGGCCGTGGCCGACCTCGGTCACATTTCCGGTTCCCGGATAGAGCGGCCATTGGTGGAGGGAGAAGTAAAGCACGTTCGGATCGCGTTCGTAAAAGTGCTGCGTACCGTTGCCGTGGTGTACGTCCCAGTCGACGATGAGCACGCGCTCCACACCGAAGCGCTGCCGCAAGTGCTCGGCGCCGATGACGACGTTGTTGAAAAAGCAAAAGCCCATCGCCCGATCGAACTCAGCGTGGTGCCCGGGCGGACGCACCAGGGCAAAGCCGTTTTCCACCCCGCCTTGCACAATGGCCTCGAGCAGCGTGAGCAAGCCCCCCGCAGCCAGGCGCGCCGTGTCGTACGTCTCCGCGCAGGCGGCAGTGTCGGGGTCGAAGTGGACGAGGGGTTGCTGAGCAGTGGCTGCGACGCGTTGGACGTAAGTGGAATCATGCGCCCGGCAAATTTCTTCGATCGTGGCGTAGCGGGCAGGCAGGGTTTCTACGGTATCTTGGACTTCCTCGGCCCAAGCCACCAATGCGGTGATGCGCTCGGGCCGCTCTGGATGGTGCCTGCCCGCTTGGTGGCGTGCGTAGCTCTGATCGATGACAATCGCTGTGGGAAGCATGTGCCGCTCTCCTCGGTGAAATCAAATTGGCTTTTAGGGAAGCGATAGCGTGCGGCAACCCCGTTGGGAGAAACTGCACGGGACTAACGCTGGCCTACGCGCTGCCTACTTGTGGCCGGGGCGTTCTTCGGCTTGCTTTGTACGGACGGCAATGAGACAGGCACGCGAAGACCGGCAGGCACGCGGCTGGTGGCGTACTTTGCAACTTTTTTTCTTCTCGCTCGGGCTCATTCTTGTGGTCGGCACTACGCTTGCCGGTGTGCTGATTTATCGCGAGTTGACCGAAGCCTTACCGCCGCTCGACCAGGTGGTGAACTACCGCGCCCCCACGGCCACGCAAATCTTCGCGCGCGACGGTACGCTCGTGGGCGAGTTTTACGATGAGCGGCGCTACGTCGTTCCTCTCGAACGGATTCCCGCGATTGTGCGAAATGCCTTTATCGCCGCGGAGGACGACCAGTTCTATCAACACAAGGGCATAGATCCTGCGGGAATGGTGCGGGCCCTGATTCACAACCTGAGCGGTGGCGGAGGCGTGCAAGGGGGAAGCACGATTACGCAACAGGTCGTTAAACAAATCCTGCTGACGCCGCGGAAGAGTTACGAGCGTAAGCTCAAAGAGATCCTCCTAGCTATCCGTTTGGAGAACACGCTGAGCAAGGATGACATCCTCTATCTATATCTAAACCACATCTACCTGGGTTCGGGGGCCTACGGAGTGGCGGCTGCTGCCGAGGTCTACTTCGGCAAGTCGGTGGATCAGTTGAGCGTGGCTGAAGCGGCTTTGTTGGCGGGCTTACCCCAAGCTCCCAGCCGTTACTCCCCGTTGCGCCACTGGGTGCGTGCCAAGGCGCGGCAACGGTACGTGTTGGAACGGATGGCGGCGGTGGGATTTATCACCCCGGCAGAGGCTGTATTGGCAGCGCAGGAGCCGATTGCGCTGCGGCCGCGGCGCGGCAATGTTTTGCACGCCCCGTACTATGTGGAGCATGTGCGCCGCCTGCTCGAGCAGCGCTACGGTGGCCAAAGTGCGTATCAAATGGGGCTGCAGGTGTTCACCGCCCTCGATTTGCGCTTGCAAAGCCTCGCCGAACAAGCGCTGCGCGATGGAATCGCGGCTCTGGAAGAGCGGCAGCGGTATTCGCCGGCGTTGCGGTCTTTGAATGCTAAGGAACAAGAGCAGTTTCTTGCCGAGCAAACTCGCATGCTGGCCGGAAAAGCTCTAGAGCCGGAGCGCTCGTATGAAGCCTTGGTGGTGTCCACCCGCGATGCCGTGCGCGTGCGCGTGGGCCCGTTTTCCGGTGTGCTGGATACGTCCGTCCGCTCTCGGCTTCGTGCGGGCGATGTCGTGCGGGTGCGTTTGCGCACCATGCCGGGAGACAATGGCCGTGACCCTGCCTATGATTTTGTTGTG is a window encoding:
- a CDS encoding histone deacetylase, translated to MLPTAIVIDQSYARHQAGRHHPERPERITALVAWAEEVQDTVETLPARYATIEEICRAHDSTYVQRVAATAQQPLVHFDPDTAACAETYDTARLAAGGLLTLLEAIVQGGVENGFALVRPPGHHAEFDRAMGFCFFNNVVIGAEHLRQRFGVERVLIVDWDVHHGNGTQHFYERDPNVLYFSLHQWPLYPGTGNVTEVGHGPGEGFTVNLPLPAHTGDAEIYHLAQRILRPIALAFRPDFVLVSAGFDGHRRDPLADLALTDVGYRYLARTLIDVAYASAGGRIALVLEGGYDLTALVQCTHAVTRELAGDRPELPEPPLTDPAQALLRRFQSAFERYWPV
- a CDS encoding PBP1A family penicillin-binding protein, yielding MRQAREDRQARGWWRTLQLFFFSLGLILVVGTTLAGVLIYRELTEALPPLDQVVNYRAPTATQIFARDGTLVGEFYDERRYVVPLERIPAIVRNAFIAAEDDQFYQHKGIDPAGMVRALIHNLSGGGGVQGGSTITQQVVKQILLTPRKSYERKLKEILLAIRLENTLSKDDILYLYLNHIYLGSGAYGVAAAAEVYFGKSVDQLSVAEAALLAGLPQAPSRYSPLRHWVRAKARQRYVLERMAAVGFITPAEAVLAAQEPIALRPRRGNVLHAPYYVEHVRRLLEQRYGGQSAYQMGLQVFTALDLRLQSLAEQALRDGIAALEERQRYSPALRSLNAKEQEQFLAEQTRMLAGKALEPERSYEALVVSTRDAVRVRVGPFSGVLDTSVRSRLRAGDVVRVRLRTMPGDNGRDPAYDFVVDSDSLVQGAAVVLDPSTGDVLALVGGTNFQTSQFNRATQARRQPGSAFKPFVYAAAFDDRYTPASVIVDAPVAFPDNNGVWAPQNYEHRFFGPTTLRDALTFSRNVPTVKLAQQIGLRRLIPFVRSLGIRSPLPPNLSIALGAAEVTPLELVTAYSVFANQGVLVEPRFIVRLSDQHGQPIEQNEPQRRAVLSPETAYLVTDVLQDVIERGTGQRAKALGRPAAGKTGTTNDMNDAWFIGYTPQLLAGFWVGFDSKRSLGKGETGGRVAAPIWLSFMREALADQPVLDFPIPSGIRFVAIDRHTGQRAAPTAPGAVLECFRAGTEPKWEESVGVEEAKAQDGAPTSLRDRPEAPATASEF